The nucleotide window GCACGAAGCACAGCGATTCGATACGGGACGGGGCGTCCCGATGCGCGACGGCCAGCTCATCTGTCCCCGACACGGGTCGATGTTCGACGCGTGTTCGGGCCACTGCGACAACGGCGACGCCGCCGGGACGACACTCCCCTCGGTCGACATCACCGTCAGCGCCGACAACACCGTGTATCTCACCGACGACGACACGACGTTCCTCCACGAGGGTAGCAGCGACGGGGACGACGACGGCCCCGACTCGACCTCACACATCTCGTTGTGAGCGCCCGCGACGGCCGACTCGAAAGGTTATAGCGGGTTTGTCGACTAGCGGCGCTATGCTCACCTTCATCGGTCTCGGGCTCTACGACGAACGTTCGATCACCGTCGAGGGCCAAGAGGCGCTTCGCGACGCCGACCGAGTCTACGCCGAGTTCTACACCAGCAAACTGATCGGCACGACCGTCGCGGACCTCGAGTCCCACCACGACGTCGACATCGAGGTTCGCGACCGCGCGGGCGTCGAACAACACCCCGACGACATCCTCGACGCCGCCGAAACCGAGGACGTCGCCTTCCTCACCGCGGGCGATACGATGATCTCGACGACCCACGTTGACCTGCGTTTGCGCGCTCACGACCGGGGCATCGAGACGCGGGTGATCCACGGCGTGACCGCCCAGACAGCCACGAGCGCACTGACCGGCCTCCAGAACTACCGCTTCGGGAAGGCGAC belongs to Natronorubrum aibiense and includes:
- a CDS encoding Rieske (2Fe-2S) protein is translated as MQELTTVETVHEEGSWLFTVRNQYGEQEEVILVPCDDATEQGSTSSRPAADDGVAAWINRCTHEAQRFDTGRGVPMRDGQLICPRHGSMFDACSGHCDNGDAAGTTLPSVDITVSADNTVYLTDDDTTFLHEGSSDGDDDGPDSTSHISL